A single window of Caminicella sporogenes DSM 14501 DNA harbors:
- a CDS encoding sigma-54 interaction domain-containing protein yields the protein MKNLLNKDNIEIILDYVSDGIQVIDEEGRIIYCNRTVAIFDDINREDAIGKHILDIYPSLKRETSTLLRVLDSGIPMFNVEQTYTNYKGKKITTINSTLPIKFNGKVIGAIEISRNITDVKALSEKVVDLQNKIYGGKTKKRETSNGAKYTFEDIIGRSKEILKVKSIAMKAARFSSPILVYGDTGTGKELLVQAIHNAGSRKNKSFVAQNCAALPSNLLEGILFGTVKGSFTGAENRPGLFEVADGGTLFLDEINSMPLELQAKLLRVLQDGKIRRVGDIKTINVDVRIIAATNIEPISAIEKGMLRKDLYYRLSAVTIYIPDLKDRKEDIPLLTEYFIKKYNKVLYRNVKGVSSEVASIFQCYNWPGNVRELEHVIEGAMNMIDGDIITLDYIPKNLIDYCRNFDEDIEYKNVSLKDALKNLEKKMIKKALEKSGRNISKAASLLGIPRQTLQYKIKKYRL from the coding sequence ATGAAAAATTTGCTCAATAAAGACAATATAGAAATTATACTTGATTATGTAAGTGATGGAATACAAGTGATTGATGAAGAAGGAAGGATAATCTACTGCAATAGAACAGTTGCAATTTTTGACGATATAAATAGAGAAGATGCGATAGGAAAACATATTTTAGATATATATCCTTCTTTGAAAAGAGAAACTAGCACATTGCTTAGAGTATTAGATAGCGGTATACCAATGTTTAATGTAGAGCAGACATATACAAATTATAAGGGAAAAAAGATTACAACTATAAATTCTACTTTGCCAATAAAGTTTAATGGAAAAGTCATTGGAGCAATAGAAATATCTAGAAATATAACAGATGTTAAAGCGTTATCTGAAAAAGTTGTAGACCTTCAAAATAAAATATATGGGGGAAAAACAAAAAAGAGAGAAACAAGTAATGGAGCAAAATACACATTTGAGGATATTATAGGCAGAAGTAAAGAAATATTAAAAGTGAAATCAATAGCTATGAAAGCTGCAAGATTTTCTTCACCTATACTTGTTTATGGGGATACAGGTACAGGGAAGGAACTTTTGGTACAGGCAATACACAATGCAGGTTCAAGAAAAAATAAGTCGTTTGTAGCTCAGAACTGTGCAGCTTTGCCTTCAAACTTATTAGAAGGAATACTTTTTGGTACTGTAAAGGGAAGTTTTACAGGGGCAGAAAATAGACCCGGATTATTTGAAGTTGCAGATGGGGGAACATTATTTTTAGATGAGATAAATTCAATGCCTTTAGAACTTCAAGCTAAACTTCTTAGAGTGCTTCAAGATGGAAAGATAAGGAGAGTTGGAGATATAAAAACGATTAATGTAGATGTTAGAATTATAGCTGCAACAAATATAGAGCCAATTAGTGCAATAGAAAAGGGTATGCTTAGAAAAGATTTATATTATAGACTTAGTGCTGTTACAATATATATTCCAGATTTAAAAGACAGAAAAGAAGATATACCTCTTTTGACAGAATACTTTATAAAAAAATACAATAAAGTTCTTTATAGAAATGTTAAAGGAGTTTCTAGTGAAGTAGCATCAATATTTCAATGTTATAATTGGCCGGGTAATGTAAGAGAACTTGAACATGTGATAGAAGGTGCTATGAATATGATAGATGGGGACATTATAACTTTGGATTATATTCCTAAGAACCTTATAGATTATTGTAGAAATTTTGACGAAGATATAGAATATAAAAATGTTTCTTTGAAAGATGCACTTAAAAATCTTGAGAAGAAAATGATAAAAAAAGCTCTTGAAAAATCTGGTAGAAATATAAGTAAAGCAGCTAGTTTATTAGGAATTCCAAGACAAACACTACAGTATAAAATAAAAAAATATAGATTGTAG
- a CDS encoding zinc-binding dehydrogenase codes for MKKGCKFGTHRVIEPKGSLPQPAWKIDNDMEIYDNEILIDVQTLNIDSASFTQIKEEANGDVEKIKEIMLDIVSKRGKHHNPVTGSGGMLIGTVEKIGPALEGKTDLKVGDKIATLVSLSLTPLRIDKIKEVRKDIDQVDIEGKAILFESGIYAVLPDDIPENLALSVLDVAGAPAQTAKLVKPGNTVLVIGGAGKSGMLCLYEAKKRAGITGKVICLGHSEKSIEKAKKANLADVYIVADATKPVEVMEKVKEVTNGKMADITINCVNVPDTEMSSILATKDDGLIYFFSMATSFTKAALGAEGVGRDTTMIIGNGYTKGHAKIALEIMRESKALREIYEELYA; via the coding sequence ATGAAAAAAGGCTGTAAATTTGGAACTCATAGGGTTATTGAACCCAAAGGAAGTTTGCCTCAACCTGCATGGAAGATTGACAATGATATGGAGATTTATGACAACGAGATTTTGATTGACGTTCAAACTTTAAACATTGATTCTGCAAGTTTTACACAAATAAAAGAAGAGGCAAATGGAGATGTAGAAAAAATAAAAGAAATAATGTTAGATATAGTTTCTAAAAGAGGAAAACATCATAATCCTGTAACAGGTTCAGGTGGAATGCTTATTGGGACTGTTGAGAAGATAGGACCAGCTCTTGAAGGAAAAACAGATTTAAAAGTTGGAGATAAGATAGCTACGTTGGTGTCTTTATCCCTTACGCCACTTAGAATAGATAAAATTAAAGAAGTGAGAAAAGATATTGACCAAGTAGATATAGAGGGAAAGGCAATATTATTTGAAAGTGGTATATATGCAGTACTTCCTGATGATATACCTGAAAATCTTGCGCTATCTGTACTTGATGTTGCAGGTGCACCAGCTCAAACTGCTAAACTAGTTAAGCCCGGAAATACAGTTTTAGTAATAGGCGGAGCTGGAAAATCTGGAATGTTATGTCTTTATGAAGCTAAAAAGAGAGCAGGAATTACAGGTAAAGTAATATGTCTTGGACATAGTGAGAAATCTATTGAAAAAGCTAAAAAAGCTAATTTAGCTGATGTATACATAGTAGCAGATGCAACTAAACCAGTAGAAGTTATGGAAAAAGTAAAAGAAGTAACAAATGGAAAAATGGCGGATATAACTATAAATTGTGTAAACGTTCCCGATACAGAAATGTCAAGTATTTTAGCTACTAAAGACGATGGACTTATTTACTTCTTTAGTATGGCAACAAGTTTTACAAAAGCTGCATTAGGAGCAGAAGGGGTTGGGAGAGATACTACAATGATAATAGGAAATGGATATACCAAAGGACATGCTAAAATAGCTCTTGAAATAATGAGGGAAAGTAAAGCTTTAAGAGAAATTTATGAAGAGTTGTATGCATAA
- the ablA gene encoding lysine 2,3-aminomutase, with protein sequence MRHYTEIELWKDVTEEQWNDWHWQVRNRITTVEDLKKVINLTPEEEKGIQEALKKLRMGITPYYALLMDKDDSNCPIRKQAVPTIYETYISDADMEDPLHEDTDSPVPGLTHRYPDRVLLLITDMCSMYCRHCTRRRFAGQKDDEMPLDRIDAAIEYIRNTPQVRDVLLSGGDCLLVSDERLEYIIKKLREIPHVEIVRLGTRTPVVLPQRITPELVNMLKKYHPIWLNTHFNHSKEMTPESRKALALLADAGIPLGNQTVLLRGVNDCVHVMRNLVHDLVKNRVRPYYIYQCDLSVGIEHFRTPVAKGLEIMEALRGHTSGYAVPTFVVDAPGGGGKIPVMPNYVVSQSSRRVVLRNYEGVITTYTEPAPYKDECNCPVCRKEREHKLTGVAGLLQGNQVALEPADLERHKRAQHK encoded by the coding sequence ATGAGACATTATACAGAAATAGAATTGTGGAAAGATGTTACTGAGGAGCAGTGGAATGACTGGCATTGGCAGGTTAGGAATAGAATTACAACTGTAGAAGATTTGAAAAAAGTTATAAATCTTACACCAGAAGAAGAAAAAGGGATACAAGAAGCATTAAAGAAACTTAGAATGGGTATTACTCCATATTATGCACTTTTGATGGATAAAGACGATTCAAACTGTCCAATTAGAAAGCAAGCAGTTCCAACAATATATGAAACTTACATAAGTGATGCTGATATGGAAGACCCTTTGCATGAAGATACAGATTCACCAGTTCCCGGTCTTACACACAGATATCCTGATAGAGTACTTCTTCTCATAACAGATATGTGTTCAATGTACTGTAGACATTGTACTAGAAGGAGATTTGCAGGACAAAAAGATGATGAAATGCCTTTAGATAGAATAGACGCAGCCATTGAATATATAAGAAATACTCCACAAGTTAGAGATGTACTTTTATCTGGAGGAGACTGTTTATTAGTATCTGATGAAAGACTTGAATATATAATCAAAAAACTTAGAGAAATACCTCATGTTGAAATAGTTAGACTTGGTACTAGAACACCAGTTGTTCTTCCACAGAGAATAACACCAGAGCTTGTAAATATGCTTAAAAAGTACCATCCAATTTGGCTTAATACTCACTTCAATCATTCTAAAGAAATGACTCCTGAATCCAGAAAAGCACTTGCACTTTTAGCTGATGCAGGAATACCTCTTGGCAATCAGACTGTTTTACTTAGAGGAGTTAATGACTGTGTTCATGTAATGAGAAACTTAGTACATGATTTAGTAAAAAATAGAGTAAGACCTTATTATATTTATCAATGCGACTTATCTGTTGGTATAGAACATTTTAGAACTCCAGTAGCTAAAGGCCTTGAGATAATGGAAGCACTTAGAGGACATACTTCAGGATATGCAGTACCAACATTTGTTGTAGATGCTCCGGGCGGTGGAGGAAAAATACCTGTAATGCCAAATTATGTAGTATCACAGTCATCACGAAGGGTAGTGCTTAGAAACTATGAAGGAGTTATAACAACATATACTGAACCAGCACCATATAAAGATGAATGTAACTGTCCAGTATGTAGAAAAGAAAGAGAACATAAACTTACAGGAGTAGCTGGACTTTTACAAGGCAATCAAGTAGCTTTAGAACCAGCTGATTTAGAAAGACATAAAAGAGCACAGCATAAATAG
- a CDS encoding MutS-related protein produces the protein MFISKESAENLDLDFVFDKLTVYTPYGENLKKNIRPFRKGEKEQLNEELNRIEKIVGLIKRQRYTVIEIRNYFKHIKDLTLTFQRVKDDEVLSVIELYEIKLFVGILSKLYLSIQKLNWDDMPDDIKPMPIPEIENLLDPQKTGTTTFYIYDEYSEKLASIRKEIKEIENKINIEKKKLKAKVEDELGLKLRPTGEIIISKDKSELIEKLKSHDLLLYSMETYMNVTFKLRCTEYIDEMTLKIQDLKELEEEEEFKVREYLSREIKKYIDIIEKNISAIGKLDLLMAKGYHAVGFGGVRPDISDKEGIYILNGRHIKVEQNLRKEGKEFTPITVNLKKGVTCITGANMGGKTVALKLIGMLSAMAQYGLFVPAEKMKFSLKEYIFFSLGDMQSTDMGLSTFGGEIMKIKEAIKFSHKSGLILIDELARGTNPKEGFAISKALINYLKKKNAITVITTHFDGLTLDKDIKHLQVKGISEKKFEEISQKLLKGKIGIETLHHYMDYRLEEVDKAKEVPKDAIRISRLMGLDEEILKDAEKILKDNE, from the coding sequence ATGTTTATATCTAAAGAAAGTGCAGAGAATTTAGATTTAGATTTTGTATTTGATAAGCTTACAGTATATACGCCCTATGGAGAAAATTTAAAGAAGAATATAAGGCCATTTAGAAAAGGAGAAAAAGAGCAGTTAAATGAAGAATTAAATAGAATAGAAAAAATTGTGGGGTTAATAAAAAGGCAGCGTTATACAGTTATAGAAATAAGAAATTATTTTAAGCATATTAAAGATTTGACTTTAACTTTTCAAAGAGTTAAAGATGATGAAGTTTTAAGTGTAATAGAACTCTATGAAATAAAGCTGTTTGTAGGAATTTTAAGCAAATTATATTTAAGTATACAAAAGCTAAATTGGGATGATATGCCTGATGATATAAAGCCTATGCCAATACCTGAAATAGAAAATTTATTAGACCCTCAAAAAACGGGAACTACTACATTTTATATTTATGATGAGTATTCAGAAAAATTAGCATCAATAAGAAAAGAAATAAAAGAAATTGAAAACAAAATAAATATTGAAAAGAAAAAACTTAAAGCTAAAGTTGAAGATGAATTAGGTTTAAAGTTAAGACCAACAGGTGAAATTATTATAAGTAAAGATAAATCTGAACTAATAGAAAAACTGAAATCACATGATTTGCTTTTATATAGCATGGAAACTTATATGAATGTAACTTTTAAATTACGATGTACAGAATATATAGATGAAATGACTTTAAAAATTCAGGATTTGAAAGAATTAGAGGAAGAGGAAGAATTTAAAGTTAGAGAATATTTAAGTAGAGAAATAAAAAAATATATAGATATTATTGAAAAAAATATCAGTGCTATTGGGAAATTAGATTTACTGATGGCAAAAGGTTATCATGCTGTTGGGTTTGGGGGAGTAAGACCGGATATATCCGATAAAGAGGGAATATATATACTTAATGGTCGGCATATAAAAGTAGAGCAAAATTTAAGAAAAGAAGGCAAAGAGTTTACACCTATAACAGTAAATTTGAAAAAAGGTGTTACTTGTATAACGGGAGCAAATATGGGCGGAAAAACAGTTGCTCTTAAATTAATAGGTATGCTTTCTGCAATGGCTCAATATGGATTATTTGTACCGGCAGAAAAAATGAAATTTTCTTTAAAAGAATATATATTCTTTTCACTTGGGGATATGCAGTCAACAGATATGGGACTTAGTACTTTCGGTGGAGAAATAATGAAGATAAAAGAGGCTATAAAATTTTCGCATAAAAGTGGATTAATATTGATAGATGAATTGGCTCGAGGAACAAATCCAAAAGAAGGATTTGCAATATCAAAAGCTTTGATTAATTATTTAAAGAAAAAAAATGCTATAACTGTGATAACAACTCATTTTGATGGATTAACACTTGATAAAGATATAAAACATCTTCAAGTTAAGGGAATATCTGAAAAAAAGTTTGAAGAAATATCACAAAAATTATTAAAAGGAAAGATAGGTATAGAGACTCTTCATCATTATATGGATTACAGGCTTGAAGAAGTAGATAAAGCAAAAGAAGTGCCGAAAGATGCTATAAGAATATCAAGACTTATGGGACTTGATGAAGAGATACTTAAAGATGCAGAAAAAATACTTAAAGACAATGAATAA
- a CDS encoding lysine 5,6-aminomutase subunit alpha — MASKLNLDRRLIEKARSSARNIAEDIQSFIDKRTTVSVERTIARLLGIDGIDDIERPLPNVLVDHIKEGGGLSRGVAYWLGNAIVHTGKTPQEIAEAVSIGELDIMKLPIAEEKKIKEEINKLAVDMVNRIKKNRETRERYLKEIGEGRKPYLYVIVATGNIYEDVLQAQAAAKQGADIIAVIRTTAQSLLDYVPYGPTTEGFGGTYATQENFKIMRKALDEVSKEVGRYIRLCNYCSGLCMPEIAAMGAMERLDVMLNDALYGILFRDINMQRTLIDQYFSRIINGFAGIIINTGEDNYLTTADAVEEAHTVLASQFINEQFALKAGIPEEQMGLGHAFEMNPSIENGFLWELAQAQMAREIFPNAPLKYMPPTKFMTGNIFRGHIQDALFNMVAIMTNQGIQLLGMLTEAIHTPFLQDRALSIENAKYIFNNMRNLGDEISFKEGGIIQTRAQEVLKKAADMLEEIEKEGLFNILEQGKFAGVKRAFDGGKGLDGVTLKDDKYFNPFIELMIGGVR; from the coding sequence ATGGCAAGTAAGCTAAATCTCGATAGGAGGTTAATAGAAAAAGCTCGAAGTTCGGCTAGAAATATAGCAGAAGATATTCAGAGTTTTATAGATAAGCGTACTACTGTTTCAGTTGAGAGAACAATAGCAAGACTTCTCGGTATAGATGGTATAGATGATATAGAAAGACCTCTTCCAAATGTATTAGTAGATCATATAAAAGAAGGTGGAGGATTATCTAGAGGAGTAGCTTATTGGCTGGGAAATGCAATTGTGCATACGGGAAAAACTCCTCAAGAAATTGCTGAAGCTGTAAGTATTGGGGAATTAGATATAATGAAACTCCCTATAGCAGAAGAGAAAAAAATAAAAGAAGAAATAAATAAACTTGCTGTTGATATGGTAAATAGAATAAAGAAAAATAGAGAAACTAGAGAAAGATATTTAAAAGAAATAGGAGAAGGAAGAAAGCCGTATCTTTATGTAATAGTTGCAACTGGAAACATATATGAAGATGTACTTCAAGCACAGGCTGCAGCAAAACAAGGAGCAGACATTATAGCTGTAATTAGAACTACAGCTCAAAGTCTTTTAGATTATGTTCCTTATGGACCAACTACAGAAGGTTTTGGGGGAACTTATGCAACTCAAGAGAACTTTAAAATTATGAGAAAAGCATTAGATGAAGTAAGCAAAGAAGTAGGAAGATATATAAGACTTTGTAACTACTGTTCAGGACTTTGTATGCCTGAAATAGCAGCTATGGGTGCTATGGAAAGACTAGATGTTATGCTTAATGATGCACTTTACGGAATACTATTTAGAGATATAAATATGCAGAGGACTCTTATAGACCAGTATTTTTCAAGAATAATTAATGGATTTGCTGGAATAATTATAAATACTGGTGAGGATAATTATTTGACAACAGCAGATGCAGTTGAGGAAGCACATACTGTTTTAGCTTCTCAATTTATCAATGAACAATTTGCACTTAAAGCAGGAATTCCAGAGGAACAGATGGGGCTTGGCCATGCTTTTGAAATGAATCCAAGTATAGAAAACGGATTTTTATGGGAACTTGCTCAAGCTCAAATGGCTAGAGAGATATTCCCTAATGCACCGCTTAAATATATGCCACCGACTAAGTTCATGACAGGAAATATATTTAGAGGACATATTCAAGATGCACTTTTCAATATGGTAGCTATTATGACAAATCAAGGAATACAACTTTTGGGTATGCTTACAGAAGCTATTCATACTCCATTTTTACAAGACAGAGCTTTATCCATAGAAAATGCAAAATATATTTTCAATAATATGAGAAATTTAGGCGATGAAATTTCCTTTAAAGAAGGAGGAATAATTCAAACAAGAGCTCAAGAAGTACTTAAAAAAGCTGCTGATATGCTCGAAGAAATAGAAAAAGAAGGTCTGTTTAATATTCTTGAACAAGGAAAATTTGCTGGAGTAAAAAGAGCTTTTGATGGTGGAAAAGGACTTGATGGAGTAACACTAAAAGATGACAAATATTTCAATCCATTTATTGAACTGATGATTGGAGGTGTTCGATAA
- a CDS encoding OAM dimerization domain-containing protein: MAVEKVDLTRVKPYGDTLNDGMMQFSFTLPVPNGPEAEEAARHLLLKMGIEEPNVVHAEDLGVGYTMFVVYGKCQHTVDYTKIEVPKVDVNVMDKYEVEDFIKENIKRDVVIVGACTGTDAHTVGIDAIMNMKGYNGHYGLERYKGIKAYNLGSQVPNEELLAKAIELNADAILVSQVVTQKDVHIPNLTQLVELLEAEGIRDKIVLCCGGPRISHELAKELGYDAGFGRGTYAEHVASFIVTEMVRRKLHLK, translated from the coding sequence ATGGCAGTTGAAAAAGTTGATTTAACTAGAGTAAAACCATATGGAGATACTCTAAATGACGGAATGATGCAGTTTTCATTTACTTTACCTGTGCCAAACGGACCAGAAGCTGAAGAAGCTGCCAGACATCTCCTTCTTAAAATGGGTATAGAAGAACCAAATGTAGTACATGCAGAAGATTTAGGTGTAGGATATACGATGTTTGTCGTTTATGGTAAATGTCAGCATACCGTTGATTATACAAAAATAGAAGTACCAAAAGTTGATGTTAATGTTATGGACAAATATGAAGTAGAAGACTTCATAAAAGAAAATATTAAAAGAGATGTAGTCATAGTAGGAGCCTGTACAGGTACAGATGCACATACAGTAGGTATAGATGCCATAATGAATATGAAAGGTTATAATGGACATTATGGACTTGAAAGGTATAAGGGAATAAAGGCATATAATCTTGGAAGTCAAGTTCCTAATGAAGAATTACTTGCAAAGGCAATAGAATTAAATGCTGATGCAATACTAGTATCTCAAGTGGTAACACAAAAAGATGTTCACATACCTAATTTAACTCAGTTAGTAGAACTGCTTGAAGCTGAAGGCATAAGAGATAAAATAGTGCTGTGCTGTGGTGGACCCAGAATAAGTCATGAACTTGCAAAGGAACTAGGTTATGATGCAGGTTTTGGTAGAGGAACTTATGCAGAACATGTAGCGTCATTTATAGTAACTGAAATGGTTAGAAGAAAGCTACATCTTAAATAG
- a CDS encoding dicarboxylate/amino acid:cation symporter: MKKIKLKLFHKIFLGLILGTIVGFVLSKLGGEENAFVAQIVPWFGFLGDLFLRLIRMVIVPLVFFSIISGVSNLSDLKKLRSIGIKTIILFLGTAFCAVTIGLIVAQVLKPGTGLTLGEISNSVKVKELPGIRETILNMFPKNPIESMVKGEMLHIISFSIFVGAALLMLGERGKLLIDIVDRASETMFKVTDIVVQITPYGVFGLMAKATTKFGIKIFGPIFKFILSDYLASFIHIALIYTLVLVVFAKVNPIKFYKKAFQPWLVAFSTCSSMATLPVTMRVAKEEIGLPKENASFILPLGATANMNGTSIYFGLIVMFVSQIYNIPLDFKMQAMLVLQATLLSVGCAAVPQVGLLISIALLTSMGLPLDGIALVAGIYRIVDQAHTSTNALGDLVVATAVAGIEGDLDRDTFENGGMFKKDKVAA, encoded by the coding sequence GTGAAAAAAATCAAATTAAAATTATTTCATAAGATATTTTTAGGATTGATATTAGGTACAATTGTAGGTTTTGTATTGAGTAAGTTGGGCGGAGAGGAAAACGCTTTTGTTGCTCAAATAGTTCCATGGTTTGGTTTTTTAGGAGATTTATTTTTAAGATTAATAAGAATGGTAATAGTACCTCTCGTATTTTTTTCAATAATAAGCGGTGTTTCTAATTTAAGCGACCTTAAGAAGTTGAGAAGTATAGGTATAAAAACAATAATTTTATTTTTAGGAACAGCATTTTGTGCAGTAACAATTGGACTTATAGTAGCACAAGTTTTAAAACCGGGTACTGGATTGACACTAGGTGAAATAAGTAATTCAGTAAAAGTAAAAGAGCTTCCGGGTATAAGAGAAACTATACTAAACATGTTTCCTAAAAATCCTATAGAATCGATGGTTAAAGGAGAAATGCTACATATTATTTCATTTAGTATATTTGTTGGAGCAGCATTGCTGATGTTAGGTGAACGTGGAAAGCTTCTCATTGACATTGTCGATAGAGCATCTGAAACTATGTTTAAGGTAACTGATATAGTTGTTCAAATTACTCCATATGGAGTATTTGGACTTATGGCAAAGGCAACTACAAAGTTTGGTATAAAAATATTTGGTCCTATATTTAAGTTTATACTGTCAGATTATTTAGCATCTTTTATTCATATAGCTTTAATATATACATTAGTTTTAGTAGTATTTGCAAAAGTTAATCCAATAAAATTCTATAAAAAAGCGTTTCAGCCTTGGCTGGTAGCATTTAGTACATGTAGTTCTATGGCTACACTACCTGTAACTATGAGGGTAGCAAAAGAAGAAATAGGTCTGCCAAAAGAAAATGCAAGTTTTATACTGCCATTAGGAGCTACAGCAAATATGAATGGTACTTCAATATATTTTGGATTAATAGTTATGTTTGTTTCACAAATATATAATATACCTTTAGATTTTAAGATGCAGGCAATGTTGGTTTTACAAGCAACTTTATTGTCAGTTGGATGTGCAGCAGTACCGCAAGTTGGACTGTTGATTAGTATAGCACTTTTGACAAGTATGGGACTGCCTTTAGATGGTATAGCACTGGTAGCAGGAATATATAGAATAGTCGATCAAGCACATACTTCAACAAATGCACTTGGTGATTTAGTTGTTGCTACTGCAGTTGCTGGTATAGAAGGCGATTTAGACAGAGATACATTTGAAAATGGCGGAATGTTTAAAAAAGATAAAGTTGCAGCATAA
- a CDS encoding TetR/AcrR family transcriptional regulator — MARITDPKKLERIKKATMELVVKCGYNGVSISNIAKKAKVSNGYLYRHYSSKDELIEDLVESNSELLKNMFKMLDEKSTAEKIIFSFINMLFTVATDDPILAKFFYTLVFDQSYEIKKRRDNNKEINRLISGILKQGIKNNEINSKTTLEEVKLVIFTIPFTYIAMNLDSEENKFNESEVKRLTEICLNALK, encoded by the coding sequence ATGGCGAGAATAACAGATCCGAAAAAACTGGAGAGAATAAAGAAGGCTACTATGGAACTTGTTGTAAAATGTGGTTATAATGGGGTTTCTATAAGTAATATTGCTAAAAAGGCAAAGGTTTCTAATGGTTATTTATATCGTCATTATAGTAGTAAAGATGAATTGATAGAGGACCTTGTAGAGAGCAATTCAGAGCTGCTTAAAAACATGTTTAAAATGCTGGATGAAAAAAGTACAGCAGAAAAAATTATTTTTAGTTTTATAAATATGCTGTTTACAGTTGCTACGGATGACCCAATATTAGCCAAGTTTTTTTATACGCTTGTATTTGATCAGAGTTATGAAATAAAGAAAAGAAGAGATAACAATAAAGAAATAAATAGACTTATAAGTGGTATTTTAAAACAGGGAATTAAAAATAATGAGATTAATTCCAAAACTACATTGGAAGAAGTAAAGCTTGTCATATTTACTATACCGTTTACTTATATAGCGATGAATTTAGATAGTGAAGAAAATAAATTTAACGAAAGCGAAGTTAAAAGATTAACAGAGATATGTTTAAACGCCTTAAAATAA
- a CDS encoding efflux RND transporter periplasmic adaptor subunit, protein MKRFLAILLILIMAFQLVGCSKAEEKIVERQRAVKVLEIHESENPVTLNYIGTVDAKDIVKYSFKTSGKLGKIFVEKGDKVKKGDKLAMLDMQDLNFQLSAAEATLQSAELNIKKAEDSLNYDRDLFERMKKLYKEGSISKDQYDKVKLKLDISEATYNQAKKQYEAAKTDYEYKLSLIDDATIYANQDGTIVDTLYEERELVPQGHPVVIVRSNTQVVNVGIAQKDLNKIDIGTRAVIDVDGEKAEGKITNIAEAPDKSTRTYNAEVTVKGKNFRLGSIAKVQFNIGKEKGVWIPISCIMSNGEDYVYIVKGDRAFKRTVELGKIYRDKIMVKGIKPGELIVISGMKNLNDGSKVKIQK, encoded by the coding sequence ATGAAAAGATTTTTAGCAATTTTATTAATTTTAATTATGGCATTTCAATTAGTTGGCTGTTCAAAAGCAGAAGAAAAAATAGTTGAAAGACAAAGAGCCGTTAAAGTATTAGAAATACACGAGAGTGAAAATCCGGTTACTTTAAATTATATAGGAACAGTTGATGCTAAAGATATTGTCAAGTACAGTTTTAAGACTAGCGGTAAATTGGGAAAAATTTTCGTTGAAAAAGGAGATAAAGTTAAAAAGGGAGACAAACTTGCAATGTTAGATATGCAGGATTTGAACTTTCAATTATCTGCTGCTGAAGCAACACTTCAATCTGCAGAGCTTAATATAAAGAAAGCAGAAGATTCTTTAAATTATGACAGAGATTTGTTTGAAAGAATGAAGAAGTTATATAAAGAAGGAAGTATATCAAAAGACCAATATGATAAAGTAAAACTTAAACTGGACATATCAGAAGCTACATACAATCAGGCTAAAAAACAGTATGAAGCTGCAAAGACAGATTATGAATATAAATTAAGCTTAATAGATGATGCAACTATTTATGCTAATCAGGATGGAACTATTGTAGATACTTTATACGAGGAAAGAGAATTAGTTCCACAAGGACATCCGGTTGTAATAGTTAGAAGTAATACTCAAGTAGTAAATGTAGGGATAGCTCAAAAAGATTTGAATAAGATAGATATAGGAACAAGAGCAGTTATAGATGTAGATGGAGAAAAAGCAGAGGGAAAAATAACTAATATAGCTGAAGCTCCTGATAAGTCTACTAGAACATATAATGCAGAAGTTACAGTTAAAGGTAAAAATTTCAGATTGGGTTCAATTGCAAAAGTACAATTTAATATAGGAAAAGAGAAAGGTGTATGGATACCAATTTCTTGTATAATGTCTAATGGAGAAGATTATGTATATATTGTAAAAGGCGATAGAGCTTTTAAGAGAACGGTAGAACTTGGGAAAATATACAGAGATAAGATTATGGTAAAAGGGATAAAACCGGGAGAACTTATAGTAATAAGTGGTATGAAAAATTTAAATGATGGTTCTAAAGTGAAAATTCAAAAGTAG